In a genomic window of Candidatus Rokuibacteriota bacterium:
- a CDS encoding TRAM domain-containing protein — MTIIITRTALLVLTTIAAVVAGPAFGAVAPWPLLAVGGLLVGGLVLLLEWGLGRLPIERVLWGGVGGLAGVAAGLALEAAITALVPGAGAVRGLLALLLGYVGAAVLLGKTDELEGLSARLFPKVAARREVYKILDTSVIIEGRIADICETGFLEGTLIVPQFVLRELQQIADSSDSLKRARGKRGFDVLQRIQRIPKVKVHIHDLDFPHVREVDRKLIELARALDGKVITNDYNLNKVAELSGVSVLNINELAKAVKPVVLPGELMHVHVLKEGKESGQGVAYLDDGTMVVVDHGKKYLGQSVDVLVTSVLQTTAGRMIFSRPKEEEVLSGGRG; from the coding sequence ATGACCATCATCATCACGCGAACCGCTTTGCTGGTCCTGACCACGATCGCCGCGGTCGTGGCTGGCCCGGCCTTTGGCGCCGTGGCGCCCTGGCCGCTGTTGGCCGTCGGGGGCCTTCTGGTCGGGGGGCTGGTGCTCCTCCTGGAGTGGGGGTTGGGGCGCCTGCCCATCGAACGCGTCCTGTGGGGAGGTGTGGGGGGCCTGGCCGGGGTGGCCGCGGGGCTTGCCCTGGAGGCCGCGATCACGGCGCTCGTCCCCGGCGCGGGGGCGGTCCGGGGGCTCCTGGCGTTGTTGCTGGGCTACGTGGGGGCCGCGGTGCTGCTCGGGAAGACCGACGAGCTCGAGGGGCTCTCGGCGAGGCTTTTCCCGAAGGTGGCCGCGCGCCGCGAAGTCTATAAGATCCTCGACACGTCCGTCATCATCGAGGGCCGGATCGCCGACATCTGCGAGACCGGCTTCCTCGAGGGAACCCTCATCGTTCCGCAGTTCGTCCTCCGTGAGCTCCAGCAGATCGCCGATTCCTCGGACAGCCTGAAGCGCGCCCGCGGCAAGCGCGGGTTCGACGTCCTGCAGCGGATCCAGCGAATCCCCAAGGTGAAGGTCCACATCCACGATCTGGATTTCCCGCACGTCCGCGAGGTGGACCGGAAGCTCATCGAGCTGGCCCGGGCGCTCGACGGGAAGGTCATCACGAACGACTACAACCTGAACAAGGTGGCGGAGCTCTCCGGCGTCTCGGTGCTGAACATCAACGAGCTGGCCAAAGCGGTGAAGCCCGTGGTGCTTCCCGGTGAGCTGATGCACGTCCACGTGCTGAAGGAGGGAAAGGAGTCGGGTCAGGGGGTCGCCTACCTCGACGACGGGACGATGGTCGTGGTGGACCACGGCAAGAAGTACCTGGGGCAGAGCGTGGACGTGCTGGTGACGAGTGTGCTGCAGACGACCGCGGGGCGGATGATCTTCAGTCGGCCGAAGGAAGAGGAGGTGCTCTCAGGAGGGCGCGGCTGA
- a CDS encoding 2-C-methyl-D-erythritol 4-phosphate cytidylyltransferase, with the protein MTTVALVPAAGSGSRLGGRRPKQFLRLRGVPLLVLTLRGLAAAREVEGIVVAAPPRAVEATRAVVARYRIPRIVDVVPGGTERQESVWLALQAVPPGVSLIVVHDAVRPFITPSLVRSVIREARRHGAAVCGLPVVETVKRVREARVEATVEREGLWLVQTPQAFHRSLLWEAHEKARSDGFTGTDDAALVERLGVPVRMVPGLPENLKITTAADLARARRLAAGGAR; encoded by the coding sequence GTGACGACAGTTGCGCTCGTTCCGGCGGCCGGGAGCGGGAGTCGCCTGGGTGGCCGCCGACCCAAACAGTTCCTCCGGCTTCGCGGGGTGCCTCTCCTGGTCCTGACCCTCCGGGGCCTCGCGGCTGCGCGCGAAGTGGAGGGAATCGTCGTCGCCGCCCCGCCGAGGGCGGTGGAGGCGACACGGGCCGTCGTCGCGCGCTACCGGATCCCTCGTATCGTCGACGTGGTGCCGGGGGGAACCGAGCGCCAGGAGTCGGTGTGGCTCGCGCTCCAGGCGGTTCCGCCGGGCGTCTCGCTGATCGTCGTTCACGATGCCGTGCGTCCGTTCATCACCCCGTCGCTGGTTCGGAGCGTGATCCGCGAGGCGCGGCGGCACGGCGCTGCCGTCTGCGGTCTGCCGGTGGTCGAGACCGTCAAGCGGGTGCGCGAGGCGCGCGTCGAGGCGACGGTGGAGCGGGAAGGCCTCTGGCTCGTCCAGACGCCCCAGGCCTTCCACCGCTCGCTCCTGTGGGAAGCGCATGAGAAGGCGCGCAGCGACGGGTTCACGGGCACCGACGACGCGGCCCTCGTCGAGCGCCTCGGCGTGCCGGTACGCATGGTGCCCGGGCTGCCGGAGAACCTCAAGATCACGACCGCTGCGGATCTCGCGCGCGCCAGACGCTTGGCCGCGGGCGGGGCGCGATGA
- a CDS encoding 2-C-methyl-D-erythritol 2,4-cyclodiphosphate synthase: MTRIGLGFDLHPMTPERPLVLGGVTVPSTHGLRGHSDADVLSHAVAEAMLGALALGDLGRHFPDSDPRYRGISSLALLREVLALLAARGARVVNVDATLLAQAPRLAPWLPEMAKCLAETLGVEPDRVSVKAKSPEGLGLVGREEGIAALAVVNVDVPE; encoded by the coding sequence ATGACCCGGATCGGGCTCGGGTTCGACCTCCATCCGATGACCCCGGAGCGGCCCCTCGTCCTCGGCGGCGTGACCGTGCCCTCGACGCACGGGCTCAGGGGGCACTCGGATGCCGACGTTCTCTCCCATGCGGTGGCCGAGGCGATGCTGGGGGCGCTCGCCCTCGGCGACCTTGGACGCCATTTCCCCGACAGCGACCCGCGCTACCGGGGGATTTCGAGCCTCGCACTGCTCCGGGAGGTGCTCGCGTTGCTCGCCGCCCGGGGTGCGCGCGTGGTCAACGTGGACGCGACGCTCCTGGCCCAGGCGCCGCGCCTGGCCCCCTGGCTCCCCGAGATGGCCAAGTGCCTGGCAGAGACGCTCGGCGTGGAGCCCGACCGGGTCAGCGTGAAGGCGAAGAGCCCCGAGGGGTTGGGGCTCGTCGGACGGGAGGAAGGGATCGCTGCCCTTGCGGTGGTGAACGTGGACGTTCCCGAGTGA